The Aquiluna sp. KACHI24 genome contains a region encoding:
- a CDS encoding oxygenase MpaB family protein, giving the protein MPNNRLQENLSKRFRKLLSGDPQGIPPWLPIVAEGDEPGLFLPEDAPWIVHADFATLVGGIRALLMQALHPGSLAGVAQHSRYEQDPLGRLSGTIRWLTVTTFGSHTAIQNEAGRVNRMHDRVSGEYETADGERSSYRAADPHLLLWVHIAFMESFLRAHQNYSKREIPGGADAYVRLWARSVEPLGLKQAPKSETELFQTLDAFKSELVVNQKTRSVISWIKRAPLPPLAKPVYALLFQSALATLPVEYRAMIGLKGLPLWFTRPVTTSLLRFMRFAIGPESPIEDAARARLIRAGVWQPGLH; this is encoded by the coding sequence TTGCCCAACAATCGGTTACAAGAAAACCTTTCAAAAAGGTTTCGCAAACTTCTCTCTGGTGACCCACAGGGCATCCCACCCTGGTTGCCTATTGTTGCCGAAGGCGATGAGCCGGGTCTATTTCTACCCGAAGATGCTCCTTGGATCGTGCACGCAGATTTCGCAACATTAGTTGGCGGCATCAGGGCGCTACTGATGCAGGCCTTGCACCCAGGTTCACTTGCCGGTGTTGCTCAGCACTCGCGGTATGAGCAGGATCCACTCGGCAGGCTGTCAGGCACTATCCGCTGGCTCACCGTTACGACCTTTGGTTCTCACACCGCCATCCAGAACGAAGCTGGCCGCGTGAACCGAATGCATGACAGAGTCAGCGGTGAGTATGAAACCGCAGACGGCGAACGCTCCAGCTATCGAGCAGCGGACCCGCACCTTTTGCTATGGGTTCACATCGCCTTTATGGAGAGCTTTCTAAGAGCCCACCAAAATTACTCAAAGCGTGAAATCCCCGGGGGAGCAGATGCCTATGTGAGGCTCTGGGCCCGCTCCGTAGAACCACTCGGTCTAAAACAGGCACCTAAATCCGAAACGGAGTTATTTCAAACTCTGGACGCTTTCAAATCTGAGCTCGTGGTCAATCAAAAGACTCGTTCTGTAATCAGTTGGATTAAGAGGGCTCCACTGCCGCCACTGGCTAAGCCGGTCTATGCCCTGCTTTTTCAATCAGCTCTCGCGACACTTCCCGTGGAGTATCGAGCGATGATTGGCCTCAAGGGCTTGCCGCTTTGGTTTACTCGCCCAGTCACAACCTCGCTTCTTAGATTCATGAGGTTTGCGATTGGCCCAGAGTCACCAATCGAAGATGCCGCCAGAGCGAGGTTGATCCGGGCCGGGGTCTGGCAGCCTGGGTTGCATTAG
- a CDS encoding cation acetate symporter yields MNLDHTTVSSALFLLFVLVTLYVVFRASRQNTKATDFYNGGGNFSGFQNGLAIAGDYMSAASFLGIAGTIALFGYDGFLYSIGFLVAWLVALLLVAEPLRNSGRFTMGDVLAFRMQQRPVRTAAATSTVVVSVFYLLAQMVGAGALVSLLLGFTDGAAKNWVIVGVGVLMIIYVTVGGMRGTTYVQIIKAFLLMTGAAVMTIMVLVHFQFNISELLGAAQAASGNPSFLEPGQRFGKDVFDEAGNLDALKTLFSKLDLISLALALILGTAGLPHILIRFYTVPTSKDARKSVNWAIGHIGTFYLMTIALGFGAAALVGAEAITAKDKAGNVAAPMLAEYLGGGAGTVGGAVMLAVVGAIAFATILAVVAGLTLASSSSLAHDLYANVIKKGNATAEEEVKVARIAAFVIGGLSIVLAIAAQGLNVAFLVALAFAIAASGNLPAVLLSLFWKEFNTRGAVWAIYGGLFSAVGLLVFSPVVSGAATSLIPFDSGIAFNWFPLANPGIISIPFGFFMGWLGTKTSNERNYAKYAELEVRSLTGAGIAKAVQH; encoded by the coding sequence GTGAATCTAGACCACACAACAGTCTCAAGTGCACTGTTCCTACTCTTTGTTTTGGTAACTCTTTACGTGGTGTTCCGCGCGTCGCGTCAGAACACCAAGGCAACCGACTTCTACAACGGTGGTGGCAACTTCTCTGGTTTCCAGAACGGTCTCGCCATTGCCGGTGACTACATGTCGGCAGCCTCCTTCCTAGGTATCGCTGGAACCATCGCACTGTTTGGGTACGACGGTTTCTTGTACTCGATTGGATTCTTGGTCGCTTGGCTCGTGGCATTGCTGCTCGTTGCTGAACCACTGCGCAATTCCGGTCGATTCACAATGGGTGATGTTCTGGCTTTCCGCATGCAGCAGCGTCCGGTAAGAACCGCTGCCGCAACCTCTACGGTTGTGGTTTCGGTCTTCTACCTGCTTGCTCAGATGGTTGGTGCTGGTGCACTGGTTTCCCTGCTTCTCGGCTTCACCGATGGTGCTGCAAAGAACTGGGTAATCGTGGGCGTTGGTGTCCTGATGATCATCTACGTGACCGTTGGTGGTATGCGTGGAACCACATATGTGCAGATCATCAAGGCCTTCTTGCTGATGACCGGTGCAGCCGTGATGACAATCATGGTTTTGGTCCACTTCCAGTTCAACATCTCTGAGCTACTCGGTGCTGCGCAAGCCGCCTCGGGTAATCCCAGCTTCCTAGAACCAGGTCAGAGATTTGGTAAGGATGTCTTTGATGAGGCTGGAAACTTAGATGCTTTGAAGACCCTGTTCTCAAAGTTGGATCTTATTTCGCTAGCTCTGGCTCTGATTCTGGGCACAGCGGGTCTTCCTCACATCCTGATTCGTTTCTACACCGTGCCAACCTCCAAGGACGCTCGTAAGAGTGTGAACTGGGCCATTGGTCACATCGGAACCTTCTACCTAATGACCATCGCCCTCGGCTTTGGTGCTGCGGCTTTGGTTGGTGCTGAGGCCATTACCGCCAAGGACAAGGCAGGAAACGTGGCAGCCCCAATGCTCGCCGAGTATCTCGGTGGTGGTGCTGGAACCGTTGGTGGTGCAGTGATGCTAGCCGTGGTTGGTGCGATTGCATTCGCAACAATCTTGGCTGTGGTGGCGGGTCTAACCCTGGCTTCCTCGTCATCGCTGGCTCACGACCTATACGCCAACGTGATCAAGAAGGGCAACGCAACTGCTGAAGAAGAAGTCAAGGTTGCTCGTATTGCAGCGTTTGTAATTGGCGGTCTGTCGATTGTTTTGGCAATTGCCGCCCAGGGTCTGAACGTAGCGTTCTTGGTTGCGCTTGCCTTTGCAATCGCAGCCAGTGGAAACCTACCTGCAGTGCTCTTGTCACTGTTCTGGAAAGAGTTCAACACCCGCGGAGCGGTTTGGGCCATCTACGGTGGTCTGTTCTCAGCCGTTGGTCTGTTGGTCTTCAGCCCAGTGGTGTCAGGTGCGGCAACCAGCTTGATTCCATTCGACAGTGGAATTGCATTCAACTGGTTCCCACTTGCAAACCCCGGAATCATCTCAATTCCATTCGGCTTCTTCATGGGCTGGCTTGGAACTAAGACTTCCAACGAGCGTAACTATGCGAAGTATGCCGAGCTCGAGGTTCGCTCCCTAACCGGTGCGGGTATCGCTAAGGCAGTCCAGCACTAG
- a CDS encoding GNAT family N-acetyltransferase yields the protein MPVDFPTVAPTLSGSKVTLVQLEISRLEEYVALIGDEETSAWTASSGSFTIEQLTHWLQTRPGATERLDWAIIENATQEFVGEIVLNEFDADQQSMNMRIALITGKTSRGLGTQALEMVIKFAFESLSLSSLTLEVLKHNERAIRSYTKCGFLKTGEITEDGQVFLQMKLSCN from the coding sequence ATGCCGGTTGATTTTCCCACTGTGGCCCCCACGTTGTCTGGTAGCAAGGTCACTCTCGTGCAGCTGGAGATTTCCAGACTTGAGGAGTATGTCGCGCTAATTGGCGATGAGGAAACTAGTGCATGGACAGCCAGTAGTGGATCATTCACGATCGAGCAGCTAACTCACTGGCTTCAAACTAGACCCGGAGCAACCGAACGCCTGGACTGGGCAATCATAGAGAACGCGACTCAGGAATTCGTGGGCGAAATCGTGCTCAACGAGTTCGATGCTGACCAGCAATCGATGAACATGAGGATTGCCCTCATAACGGGAAAAACCTCACGAGGACTTGGTACCCAGGCGCTTGAAATGGTGATCAAGTTCGCGTTTGAATCTCTTTCCCTGAGCTCCCTGACACTTGAGGTTCTCAAGCACAACGAAAGAGCCATTCGCAGCTACACCAAATGCGGATTCCTAAAAACAGGAGAAATTACAGAAGATGGTCAGGTGTTTCTGCAGATGAAGTTGTCTTGTAACTAA
- a CDS encoding DNA polymerase III subunit delta', whose amino-acid sequence MSGKVWDELLGQPEAIEQLVRVVENRESGVHHAWLFTGPHGSGRSNLALSFAAALQCEGNGCGECQSCRLVIAAAHPDVTFFSTDRVQISIDEVRELVSKASLSTSMSKYRILILEDADRMTERTSNVLLKELEEPSEGTIWILCAPSVSDLLPTIRSRTRNINLRLPSTSEVAQLLHQRDGIDLEIAKVAARQAQNHVGMAKRLATSSEARNRRSDTISVALGINNLSSAMMAAERFLQIAKKDAEQVALERDEQEKTALLAAFGFSEGDKLPPSVRSTFRELEENQKRRQTRLLRDGLDRILTDMESIYRDVLSIQLAAGTELYNPEHQSEIVARAESGTAEMTIAVLDGISTARGRLASNVRDLLVLEALCVKLIFRRTGAN is encoded by the coding sequence TTGAGCGGCAAAGTCTGGGACGAATTGCTCGGACAGCCAGAGGCAATCGAGCAACTAGTTCGCGTGGTTGAAAATCGTGAAAGCGGTGTGCACCACGCCTGGCTGTTCACTGGCCCGCACGGATCCGGTAGGTCAAATCTGGCCCTGAGTTTTGCCGCTGCCCTGCAGTGTGAGGGTAACGGCTGCGGTGAGTGTCAAAGTTGTCGATTGGTAATTGCAGCCGCGCATCCAGATGTCACCTTCTTTTCCACAGACCGAGTCCAAATCAGCATCGACGAGGTCCGAGAGCTGGTGAGCAAGGCATCGCTTTCCACCAGCATGTCCAAGTATCGAATTTTGATCTTGGAGGATGCCGATCGCATGACGGAGCGAACCTCGAACGTTTTGCTCAAAGAACTCGAGGAACCAAGCGAGGGAACAATTTGGATTCTCTGCGCCCCTTCGGTTTCTGACCTGTTGCCCACAATTCGCTCCCGCACCAGAAACATAAATCTCCGACTGCCCTCAACCTCCGAGGTGGCGCAGCTACTGCACCAGCGAGACGGAATCGACTTGGAGATTGCAAAGGTTGCCGCCCGACAGGCGCAAAACCACGTCGGTATGGCAAAGCGCCTTGCAACCAGTTCAGAGGCTAGAAATAGACGAAGCGACACCATCTCGGTGGCCCTTGGAATCAACAATCTATCCTCCGCCATGATGGCAGCGGAGCGCTTTCTGCAGATTGCCAAGAAGGATGCCGAGCAGGTTGCCCTCGAGCGCGATGAACAGGAAAAGACTGCACTGCTCGCTGCATTCGGGTTCAGTGAGGGTGACAAACTTCCGCCATCCGTGAGGTCCACGTTTAGAGAGTTAGAAGAGAATCAAAAGCGTCGTCAGACCAGACTGCTCCGAGATGGTTTGGATCGAATCCTGACTGATATGGAATCTATCTATCGAGATGTGCTTTCAATTCAGTTAGCCGCTGGGACTGAGCTTTATAACCCGGAGCACCAAAGTGAGATTGTTGCTCGCGCAGAATCGGGGACTGCGGAAATGACTATTGCAGTATTGGATGGTATTTCGACAGCGCGCGGGCGACTGGCAAGTAACGTTAGAGACCTGTTAGTGCTGGAAGCGCTGTGTGTGAAATTGATTTTTAGGAGAACCGGTGCGAATTAG
- a CDS encoding alpha/beta hydrolase, which yields MRIRGLAFASLFLLAGCSPTADAGLAEIDSIEEVMSQEISWTPCEGSFECAEIAAPLDWLNPEKDFITLALMRDSNSKDKPAIFVNPGGPGVSAVKWMREGYDSIGSAELRKDFQLVAFDPRGVGESTAVNCSSVDLKDEVYYGQSPYEFGSDADIEYSKKVLSDFALSCQETGFDVGFFNTQQAARDLELMRVLMGAEKLDYLGFSYGTLLGTTYAALFPDKVGNLVLDGAMDPQLSESEMLLNQVVGFDSAFRAYLADCIGDTECPFQGSVDSALTVVADFLKKIETTPLETQVDRELTLQSALAGIFAALYSQESWIYLSQAFKEALTGDGTTMLLLADYYNDRDVAEGYLSNLNEANLAISCADSRITAEEAQGLNDEFLEASSVFGKYFAYPNLACEAWPEGKSMVTLDYQVDLAKGPLVVGTTGDPATPYQQAVALSELLDGAVLLTYEGEGHTAYGSNVCVDAIVEAYFRGEDIGTGNKTCAG from the coding sequence GTGCGAATTAGAGGTCTGGCCTTCGCTTCCCTGTTTTTGCTTGCCGGTTGCTCACCCACGGCGGATGCTGGTTTGGCCGAAATCGACTCGATCGAAGAGGTCATGAGCCAAGAGATTTCTTGGACTCCCTGTGAGGGAAGCTTTGAGTGTGCGGAGATTGCCGCCCCGCTGGATTGGCTGAATCCCGAGAAGGACTTCATAACCCTTGCCCTCATGCGAGACTCAAACTCCAAGGACAAGCCGGCAATCTTTGTTAACCCGGGCGGCCCCGGAGTATCAGCTGTGAAGTGGATGCGCGAGGGTTATGACTCCATCGGCTCAGCAGAACTGCGTAAAGATTTTCAGCTGGTGGCTTTTGACCCACGTGGAGTCGGGGAGTCCACCGCGGTGAACTGCAGCTCAGTAGATCTCAAGGACGAGGTTTACTATGGCCAGTCGCCATACGAGTTTGGTAGCGATGCAGACATCGAATACTCGAAGAAGGTACTTTCGGACTTTGCCCTGAGCTGTCAGGAAACAGGTTTTGATGTCGGTTTTTTCAACACTCAACAGGCTGCACGCGATCTCGAGCTGATGAGAGTTCTTATGGGTGCCGAAAAGCTTGACTATTTGGGGTTTAGCTATGGAACCCTGCTGGGAACCACCTACGCAGCCCTTTTTCCAGACAAGGTTGGAAACCTGGTGCTAGATGGAGCGATGGACCCACAGCTGAGTGAATCTGAGATGCTCTTGAACCAGGTCGTCGGTTTTGACTCAGCTTTCCGGGCCTACCTTGCGGACTGTATTGGCGACACCGAGTGTCCTTTCCAGGGCAGTGTGGATAGTGCCCTAACTGTGGTGGCGGATTTCCTAAAAAAGATCGAAACCACGCCGCTTGAGACCCAGGTTGATCGCGAGCTGACTCTGCAGTCGGCGCTCGCTGGCATATTCGCAGCGCTTTACTCCCAAGAGTCTTGGATCTATCTATCCCAGGCTTTCAAAGAAGCGCTCACAGGTGATGGCACCACCATGCTGCTGCTTGCGGATTACTACAACGACCGAGATGTAGCCGAGGGCTACCTTTCGAACCTGAACGAGGCGAATCTCGCTATCTCGTGCGCAGATTCAAGAATTACTGCCGAGGAAGCTCAGGGGCTGAATGACGAGTTTTTGGAAGCCAGCTCGGTCTTCGGTAAGTATTTCGCCTACCCAAACTTGGCCTGTGAAGCGTGGCCAGAAGGTAAGTCCATGGTCACTTTGGACTACCAGGTTGATTTGGCCAAGGGTCCGTTAGTGGTGGGTACCACGGGAGATCCGGCAACTCCTTATCAGCAGGCGGTTGCCCTTTCAGAACTTCTAGATGGGGCGGTGCTACTGACCTATGAGGGTGAAGGCCACACCGCATACGGTTCAAACGTCTGTGTTGATGCAATTGTCGAGGCCTATTTCCGGGGTGAAGATATCGGTACCGGGAATAAAACCTGCGCTGGTTGA
- a CDS encoding protein rep: MITYEFRKSNRSLLAAYAVRLLLEHLREITQFHSVGNCFPYGPKTPKPKLAEEWLAKTPGLTGRCGHRNACPVCARVHEAKMRKRFAYAFDQYIAGSCTPWWQTLEAGFDVSLEARQRYEVLNRLWVRVLNSRRIKRARAALGVAYMRVTEETLINGVWTPHFHALWMFPRHVSEVEVVAFIGEFNSKWRNLQSKTLGLLPSIRLLHSDSLDSNTVPIMQYLFKSFRVEIDEEGQFSKQGMKTPLDYLISAVMSGDAYHLEIWQAYEIASSGIRRYIFSRNWLDAY, translated from the coding sequence ATGATCACTTACGAATTCCGAAAATCAAACCGGTCACTCCTCGCAGCCTATGCAGTCAGATTGCTGTTGGAGCACCTGCGAGAGATCACGCAATTCCACTCCGTTGGTAACTGTTTCCCTTACGGGCCAAAAACACCCAAGCCAAAATTGGCAGAGGAGTGGTTGGCCAAAACCCCCGGACTCACGGGAAGATGCGGGCATCGAAACGCCTGCCCCGTCTGCGCTCGTGTGCACGAGGCAAAAATGCGTAAACGATTCGCCTACGCTTTCGACCAATACATTGCTGGCTCTTGCACTCCCTGGTGGCAAACCCTTGAAGCGGGTTTCGATGTCTCTTTGGAAGCCCGGCAGCGTTATGAAGTACTGAATCGCCTTTGGGTTCGGGTGTTGAACTCGCGCAGGATTAAGAGAGCTAGAGCAGCTCTAGGCGTGGCCTACATGAGAGTTACCGAGGAGACGCTTATCAACGGTGTTTGGACCCCGCATTTCCACGCACTTTGGATGTTTCCTCGGCATGTTAGTGAGGTTGAGGTAGTCGCTTTTATAGGCGAATTCAACTCAAAATGGAGAAACCTGCAGTCAAAAACACTTGGTTTATTGCCCTCTATTCGGCTTCTCCATTCGGACTCGCTGGACTCCAACACGGTTCCCATAATGCAGTACCTCTTCAAGTCTTTTCGGGTGGAGATTGACGAGGAAGGTCAGTTCAGCAAGCAGGGGATGAAAACCCCACTCGATTACCTGATATCCGCCGTTATGTCTGGGGACGCATATCATCTCGAGATCTGGCAGGCATATGAAATCGCATCATCAGGGATCAGGCGATATATCTTCAGCCGAAATTGGTTAGATGCTTATTAG
- a CDS encoding DUF485 domain-containing protein, protein MSDQQQRVWETTQSSPEFAQLRKSFRGFAFPLTAAFLSWYFIYILLTAFARDFVVTPVIGNINIAFILGTLQFVSTFVIMWLYERHSSHVLDGASDKLRDQVEKELAQ, encoded by the coding sequence ATGTCGGATCAGCAGCAACGAGTTTGGGAGACTACTCAGTCCAGTCCCGAATTCGCCCAGCTGAGAAAGAGCTTCAGGGGGTTTGCATTTCCTCTGACCGCGGCTTTTCTCTCCTGGTATTTCATCTACATTTTGCTCACGGCCTTTGCTCGTGACTTTGTAGTTACCCCAGTTATCGGAAACATCAACATCGCCTTCATCCTGGGCACCTTGCAGTTTGTGTCTACGTTCGTGATTATGTGGCTCTACGAACGTCACTCCTCGCATGTCCTAGATGGCGCTAGCGACAAGCTGCGTGATCAGGTGGAGAAGGAGTTGGCTCAGTGA
- a CDS encoding site-specific integrase, giving the protein MRDGTSVWYSEKHKRWIFQVSFRDSSGKRRAIQRRAKTKSEAERRAIDLARSPNLKSRRNAAIDVQGLIARYVEFQKMRVRSTSLANSVHLLRLYVVPVMGNRSIEKVDSAAIEDLMSSLAQSNLRTSSINTVRAKLHALFAFAVRQGILDSNPVAKVPRYSESGGKPSQVQSPWTLEEASAALAAFRDSDLEAFLLIALSTGMRKGEILALRWSDVNFANQTLKIQRSRGERRQLGLNGDVEIKLTEGAPKTQASVRTLPMSDELAASLLQLRNHRFQLRGLATNEHIILGANGAPMSPSYLTRAFNRKLKEAGLRRIRIHDLRHTVAHLALEAGVLLEEISQGFGHSGVEITKRTYASVVQALSDRFAKKVSTILFE; this is encoded by the coding sequence ATGAGAGACGGTACTTCTGTTTGGTACTCAGAAAAACACAAGCGTTGGATCTTCCAGGTCTCGTTCCGAGACAGTAGCGGCAAGAGAAGGGCTATTCAACGTCGTGCCAAGACCAAGTCTGAGGCAGAGAGGAGGGCGATTGATCTGGCGCGGTCACCCAACCTGAAGTCAAGGAGGAATGCAGCAATAGATGTTCAAGGCCTAATTGCAAGGTATGTCGAATTCCAAAAAATGCGCGTTCGTTCGACGTCTCTGGCAAATAGTGTCCATCTATTGCGGCTTTACGTTGTCCCGGTAATGGGGAACCGAAGCATTGAGAAAGTTGACTCGGCTGCAATAGAAGACTTGATGTCTTCGTTGGCGCAATCGAATCTCCGGACCAGTTCCATAAACACAGTTCGCGCAAAACTGCATGCCTTATTCGCCTTCGCTGTGCGTCAGGGTATTCTGGATTCAAACCCTGTGGCAAAGGTCCCCAGGTACTCGGAGAGTGGTGGCAAGCCCTCGCAAGTTCAATCACCTTGGACGCTCGAGGAGGCAAGTGCGGCGCTCGCTGCCTTCAGGGACTCAGACCTAGAGGCATTTCTGCTGATTGCCCTGAGCACGGGCATGAGGAAAGGTGAAATTCTTGCTTTGCGCTGGAGCGATGTGAATTTCGCCAATCAAACTTTGAAGATTCAGAGATCAAGAGGGGAGAGGCGTCAGCTTGGGCTCAATGGTGATGTTGAAATCAAGTTGACAGAGGGAGCGCCAAAAACCCAAGCATCTGTTAGAACGCTACCGATGAGCGACGAACTCGCTGCCTCGCTACTTCAACTTAGAAATCATCGTTTCCAACTAAGAGGTTTGGCTACGAATGAACACATAATCCTCGGAGCAAACGGAGCTCCTATGTCACCAAGTTATCTAACACGGGCATTCAACAGAAAGCTCAAAGAAGCTGGCCTTCGAAGGATACGAATTCATGATCTTCGCCACACAGTTGCTCATCTTGCCCTGGAAGCTGGAGTCTTGTTGGAAGAGATTAGCCAAGGCTTTGGCCACTCAGGAGTGGAGATAACAAAGCGCACCTACGCCTCGGTTGTTCAAGCGCTCTCAGACCGATTTGCAAAGAAGGTTTCAACAATCCTCTTTGAGTGA
- the tmk gene encoding dTMP kinase, translating to MFISFEGIDGVGKSTQLESLQEFLISRGHRVLRTLEPGGTELGQEIRHLLLHRKGDVAPRAEALLYAADRAHHVATKIRPALERGEIVLTDRYFDSSVAYQGAARDLDVNQVRDISLWAVDNLVPDLTILLDLPAQDAIQRRSRTGTEPDRLEREKVEFFERARGMYLELAKEQRFLVIDANQSVDQIQAAIRNRLVELGIS from the coding sequence ATGTTTATTTCATTTGAGGGCATCGATGGTGTGGGCAAGTCCACCCAGTTGGAGAGCCTGCAGGAGTTTTTAATCTCGCGTGGTCACAGGGTGCTTAGAACCTTAGAGCCTGGTGGCACCGAACTAGGGCAAGAAATCCGTCACCTACTGCTACACCGCAAGGGCGACGTTGCTCCGCGAGCTGAGGCGCTGCTATATGCGGCTGATCGTGCACATCACGTTGCCACCAAGATCAGACCGGCACTGGAGCGTGGCGAGATTGTGCTCACCGACCGCTACTTTGATTCATCGGTGGCCTATCAAGGGGCTGCCAGGGATCTAGATGTTAACCAGGTCCGCGACATATCCCTTTGGGCAGTGGACAACCTGGTGCCCGATTTGACAATCTTGCTTGATCTGCCTGCACAAGATGCGATTCAGCGGCGCTCAAGGACTGGCACCGAGCCGGATCGGTTGGAGCGCGAAAAGGTTGAGTTCTTTGAGCGAGCGCGAGGGATGTACCTCGAGCTAGCAAAAGAACAGCGTTTTTTGGTGATCGACGCCAATCAATCGGTCGATCAAATCCAGGCAGCAATTCGAAACCGACTCGTCGAGCTAGGCATTTCTTGA
- a CDS encoding helix-turn-helix domain-containing protein — protein MLRRFGSLTGSLGRRYLHLASSVDLIEREVETDFLLSREFTRAILPNAKSAIPVNLFIERAEMLISIPEAARDYLHVSKSTVYRLVEQGAIQVVHVRGSARIPIKSIEAYVDSLCGGYR, from the coding sequence ATGCTTCGGCGTTTCGGGTCTCTTACCGGTTCACTCGGGCGAAGATATCTTCACCTCGCAAGTTCAGTCGACTTGATCGAGAGAGAAGTCGAAACCGATTTTCTTTTATCCCGAGAATTCACTCGGGCAATTCTGCCTAATGCCAAATCTGCCATCCCAGTAAACCTTTTTATCGAAAGGGCAGAGATGCTTATTTCTATTCCAGAGGCAGCACGCGACTACCTGCATGTCTCAAAAAGCACCGTATACAGGCTCGTTGAGCAAGGAGCAATTCAAGTAGTCCACGTCCGTGGCTCTGCAAGAATCCCAATTAAATCCATCGAGGCCTATGTGGACAGCCTGTGTGGAGGTTACCGATGA